Proteins found in one Triticum aestivum cultivar Chinese Spring chromosome 4D, IWGSC CS RefSeq v2.1, whole genome shotgun sequence genomic segment:
- the LOC123099061 gene encoding uncharacterized protein — translation MVGWLVACCALHVLGPRSRAAAAAAAEMRAVNGEVVSSKPVGLHKAARVFSRFAAREASRLPAGAGVLVLCAAEAAAELHAFRCARVDPDGEAETEVVQGGDGRRKKRRKTGREGFCRTRIGDGEAARSR, via the exons ATGGTGGGCTGGCTGGTGGCGTGCTGTGCTCTACACGTTTTAGGTCCAAGGtctcgagcggcggcggcggcggcggcggagatgaggGCGGTGAACGGCGAGGTGGTCTCGTCGAAGCCGGTGGGCTTACACAAGGCCGCCCGCGTGTTCAGCCGCTTCGCGGCCAGAGAGGCGTCAAGGCTGCCCGCCGGGGCGGGCGTGCTGGTCCTCTGCGCGGCcgaggccgccgccgagctccacgCCTTCCGCTGCGCCCGTGTGGATCCCGATGGCGAGGCTGAGACGGAGGTGGTGCAGGGCGGAGATGGGCGGCgcaagaagaggaggaagacggggcGCGAAG GCTTCTGCCGCACCCGCATAGGTGATGGCGAGGCGGCTCGGAGCAGATAG
- the LOC123099059 gene encoding COP9 signalosome complex subunit 1 — translation MDVDCEVSAAAAAAVTNGLGGGEQAAAAPVSADQLDVEAYAAQYSGRTRVARLLFIAERCGVEAIQLEALRMAHDEARAREDTVLYLDAVLKINGRLGPRYRHDQAWVDSVNRRAEQRKEKLETELNGYRTNLIKESIRMGYNDIGDFFYAHGHLSEAFKSYIRTRDYCTTSKHIVQMCMHVILVSIELGQFAHVTNYVSKAEQTPDTLDAVIVAKLRAAAGLANLETKKYKLAARKFLETGPELGSNYSEVIAPQDVAVYGALCALASFDRSELKSKVIDNINFRNFLELVPEVRELVNDFYASRYGSCLEHLEKLKPNLLLDIHLREHLGTLYNDIRHKAIIQYTLPFISVDLNTMASAFKSSVSMLEKELAALITENKIQARIDSHNKILYARHADQRNATFQRALQTGNEFERDIKAMLLRANLIKHDFNQKNWPGQRKMNL, via the exons ATGGACGTGGACTGCGAGGTctcggcggccgcggccgcggcggtgACGAACGGGCTGGGCGGCGGGGAGCAGGCCGCCGCGGCGCCGGTCTCCGCCGACCAGCTCGACGTGGAGGCGTACGCGGCGCAGTACTCGGGCCGGACCCGCGTGGCGCGGCTCCTCTTCATCGCGGAGCGGTGCGGGGTGGAGGCGATCCAGCTCGAGGCGCTGCGGATGGCGCACGACGAGGCCAGGGCGCGCGAGGACACCGTGCTCTACCTCGACGCCGTCCTCAAGATCAACGGCCGCCTCGGCCCGCGCTACCGCCACGACCAGGCCTGGGTCGACTCCGTCAACCGCCGCGCCGAGCAGCGCAAGGAGAAGCTCGAGACCGAACTCAACGGCTACAGG ACCAACCTGATCAAAGAGAGCATCAGAATGGGTTATAATGACATTGGTGACTTTTTCTATGCTCATGGCCACCTTTCAGAAGCCTTCAAAAGCTATATCCGGACACGGGACTATTGCACCACTTCCAAGCATATAGTTCAGATGTGTATGCATGTGATTCTGGTCAGCATAGAGTTGGGACAGTTCGCACATGTTACCAACTATGTCAGCAAAGCAGAGCAAACCCCAGACACCTTGGATGCTGTCATTGTTGCAAAGTTGCGAGCGGCTGCAGGATTAGCCAACTTGGAGACAAAGAAATACAAACTTGCTGCCCGTAAG TTTCTCGAGACAGGACCTGAACTAGGAAGCAACTATTCTGAAGTCATAGCTCCGCAAGATGTGGCTGTCTATGGTGCCCTTTGTGCACTTGCTTCTTTCGATCGTTCAGAACTGAAG AGCAAAGTTATTGACAACATAAACTTCCGTAACTTTCTTGAGCTAGTGCCTGAAGTAAGGGAGCTGGTCAATGATTTTTATGCAAG TCGCTATGGATCATGCTTGGAGCATCTTGAGAAGCTAAAGCCGAATCTCCTTCTGGATATCCATCTCCGTGAGCATCTTGGGACTCTGTACAATGATATCCGCCACAAGGCTATCATACAGTACACGCTTCCGTTCATATCCGTGGATCTCAACACAATGGCTAGTGCCTTCAAGAGCTCAGTGTCGATGCTGGAGAAAGAGCTGGCTGCACTGATCACCGAGAACAAAATACAG GCCCGTATAGACTCCCACAACAAGATCCTGTATGCAAGGCATGCTGACCAAAGAAACGCAACCTTCCAGCGGGCCCTCCAGACCGGCAATGAATTTGAGAGAGATATCAAGGCCATGCTCCTGAGAGCCAACCTCATCAAGCACGATTTCAACCAGAAGAACTGGCCTGGACAACGGAAGATGAACTTGTGA
- the LOC123099060 gene encoding RHOMBOID-like protein 2 yields the protein MATSRADVERGGSSSPRKQQQEKGKVPTPLYPQHEGEREWTPWLVPSILVANITVFTIAMYYNNCPAHNAKPGRDGQCVAGFLHRFSFQPLRQNPLLGPSSATLVKMGALVWDKVVHGHQGWRLFSCMWMHAGVLHLVANMLSLLFVGLRLEQQFGYVRIGAIYLISGVGGSVLSSLFIRSAISVGASGALFGLLGAMLAELLSNWTIYTNKVAAVTTLLFVIAVNLVLGILPHVNNFAHIGGFLTGFLLGFVLLMRPHFGWMERYRLPAGSPCTARKYLPYQWALMAAALALAVAGFAIGLAMVFRGANANSSCGWCHYLSCVPTKSWTCAN from the exons ATGGCGACGTCGCGGGCGGACGTGGAGAGGGGCGGGTCGTCGTCGCCGAGGAAGCAGCAGCAGGAGAAGGGCAAGGTGCCGACGCCGCTGTACCCGCAGCACGAGGGGGAGCGGGAGTGGACGCCCTGGCTGGTGCCCTCCATCCTGGTCGCCAACATCACCGTCTTCACCATCGCCATGTACTACAACAACTGCCCCGCCCACAACGCCAAGCCGGGCCGCGACGGCCAGTGCGTCGCCGGCTTCCTCCACCGCTTCTCCTTCCAGCCCCTCCGCCAGAACCCGCTCCTCGGCCCCTCCTCCGCAAC GCTGGTGAAGATGGGCGCGCTGGTGTGGGACAAGGTGGTGCACGGGCACCAGGGGTGGCGCCTCTTCTCCTGCATGTGGATGCACGCCGGCGTCCTCCACCTCGTCGCCAACATGCTCAGCCTCCTCTTCGTCGGCCTCCGCCTCGAGCAGCAGTTCGGATACG TGCGGATCGGCGCGATCTACCTCATCTCCGGCGTGGGCGGGAGCGTGCTGTCGTCGCTCTTCATCCGGAGCGCCATCTCGGTGGGTGCCTCGGGGGCGCTCTTCGGGCTGCTGGGGGCGATGCTGGCGGAGCTGCTGTCCAACTGGACCATCTACACCAACAAGGTGGCGGCGGTGACCACGCTGCTCTTCGTCATCGCCGTCAACCTGGTGCTGGGCATCCTGCCGCACGTCAACAACTTCGCCCACATCGGCGGGTTCCTCACGGGGTTCCTCCTCGGCTTCGTGCTGCTCATGCGCCCGCACTTCGGGTGGATGGAGCGCTACCGCCTCCCCGCCGGCAGCCCCTGCACCGCCAGGAAGTACCTCCCCTACCAGTGGGCGCTCAtggccgccgccctcgccctcgccgtcgcAGG ATTCGCGATCGGGCTGGCCATGGTGTTCCGCGGCGCCAACGCCAACAGCAGCTGCGGCTGGTGCCACTACCTCAGCTGCGTCCCCACCAAGAGCTGGACCTGCGCCAACTGA